A section of the Clostridia bacterium genome encodes:
- a CDS encoding copper amine oxidase N-terminal domain-containing protein, with the protein MRRQSRFLLLTVLTLLVLSLLAPAFAAAAPGSPDMDGKNRNQVTKRLEKETQAGDEKSGAAKEQPAARERVRLRTEEKTGTEAQTGSASGLGLKVRERTQLHRFTGKVFLNGREFAFDPSDLPPVIKDGRVLIPVRAITRGLKAEIEWDPEARTVTVIKNDITVVLSVYSKEVWVNGEKQELEVPALLVSNRVLVPLRFLNQTLGCQVDYDQNTGDVSVVEPAEEETDENEGETEATNPEGEEEDGGSEAGESADTGSGSAETGT; encoded by the coding sequence ATGCGCAGGCAAAGCCGATTTCTGCTACTGACCGTACTTACCCTCCTGGTTCTGTCCCTCCTGGCCCCGGCGTTCGCCGCCGCAGCGCCGGGCTCCCCGGACATGGACGGCAAGAACCGCAACCAGGTTACGAAGCGGCTGGAAAAGGAAACCCAGGCCGGCGACGAGAAAAGCGGCGCTGCCAAGGAGCAGCCTGCAGCTCGCGAACGAGTCCGCCTGCGGACAGAGGAAAAAACCGGGACGGAAGCCCAGACGGGCAGCGCTTCCGGCCTGGGTCTGAAGGTCCGGGAACGCACCCAGCTCCACCGTTTTACCGGTAAGGTATTCCTGAACGGCCGCGAGTTCGCCTTCGACCCCTCGGACCTGCCGCCGGTTATTAAAGACGGCCGGGTTTTGATTCCGGTGCGGGCCATAACCCGGGGCCTCAAGGCAGAAATTGAGTGGGATCCGGAGGCCAGGACGGTCACGGTGATCAAGAACGACATCACGGTAGTGTTGTCGGTCTACAGCAAGGAGGTATGGGTAAACGGGGAGAAACAGGAGCTGGAGGTTCCGGCCCTCTTGGTCAGCAACCGGGTGCTGGTACCGCTCCGTTTTCTCAACCAGACCCTGGGCTGCCAGGTGGATTATGACCAGAACACCGGCGACGTAAGCGTGGTGGAGCCAGCCGAAGAGGAAACCGACGAGAACGAAGGAGAGACTGAGGCCACCAACCCAGAGGGAGAAGAAGAGGATGGCGGCTCCGAGGCGGGTGAGAGCGCCGATACCGGGTCCGGATCGGCAGAGACCGGTACCTAG
- a CDS encoding uroporphyrinogen decarboxylase, with product MYPSNWNRLSPEEKYRARMEAWEEGPGIPFPNEEVRQAYRQRVRRLRDALELRRPDRVPIILLTGFYPAQYGGITAQEAMYDYAKLGKAFRKFNHDFTTDTLAASAGIGAGKVFEVLDLRLYEWPGHGTPPDIPFQCIEKEYMREDEYDLLLRDPSDYWLRYYLPRIFGALEPWDKLLPLTDLVELPFMGPFLVAIGLPEVQEAFARLLAAGRAAQEWIKATGAVDTENSATLGLPRLASGFTKAPFDTLGDTLRGTRGIMLDMYRRRDQVLAALDRLVPIMIDMGVHNSRLGGSPLVQIPLHKGADGFLSREAFAKFYWPSFKAVLLGLIREGLVPFVFVEGSYNQRLDFLADPDLPPGRIMWLFDQTDMVRAKDTLAGKACIAGNVPLPLLKVGHPEEVRQYVKKLVTEVGSDGGYILANGGVLDGVRPENLRAMIDTGLEYGQH from the coding sequence GTGTATCCTTCGAATTGGAACCGCTTGTCGCCAGAAGAAAAATACCGGGCCCGAATGGAGGCCTGGGAGGAAGGCCCAGGTATACCGTTCCCTAACGAAGAGGTCCGACAGGCGTACCGACAACGCGTACGGCGTCTGCGTGATGCCCTAGAACTCCGTCGCCCGGACCGGGTACCCATCATTCTCCTGACCGGCTTTTACCCCGCCCAGTACGGGGGTATTACCGCTCAGGAAGCCATGTATGATTATGCCAAGCTGGGCAAAGCCTTTCGCAAGTTTAACCACGATTTCACCACCGACACTCTGGCGGCCAGTGCCGGCATTGGGGCAGGCAAAGTCTTCGAGGTACTGGACCTCCGCCTGTACGAGTGGCCCGGCCACGGCACCCCACCGGACATCCCCTTCCAGTGCATAGAAAAGGAGTATATGCGCGAGGACGAGTACGATCTGCTCCTTCGCGATCCTTCTGATTACTGGCTCCGCTACTACCTGCCCCGCATCTTCGGGGCGCTGGAGCCCTGGGACAAGTTGCTCCCCCTCACCGACCTGGTGGAACTACCCTTCATGGGGCCCTTCCTGGTTGCTATAGGACTACCCGAGGTACAGGAGGCCTTTGCCAGGCTTCTGGCCGCCGGGCGGGCGGCGCAGGAGTGGATTAAGGCCACCGGGGCGGTAGATACCGAGAATAGCGCCACTCTCGGGTTACCTCGTTTGGCCTCGGGGTTTACCAAGGCACCCTTCGACACCTTGGGTGATACCCTGCGCGGCACCCGTGGCATCATGTTAGACATGTACCGCCGTCGGGATCAGGTTCTAGCTGCCTTGGATCGTCTGGTGCCGATAATGATCGATATGGGGGTACATAACTCCCGCCTCGGCGGTAGCCCCCTGGTTCAGATTCCCCTTCATAAAGGCGCAGATGGCTTCCTTTCGCGGGAGGCCTTTGCCAAGTTCTACTGGCCCAGCTTTAAAGCCGTTCTTCTGGGGCTGATTAGAGAGGGTCTGGTGCCCTTCGTCTTTGTAGAAGGCAGCTACAACCAGCGCCTGGACTTCCTGGCCGATCCGGACCTGCCCCCAGGACGAATTATGTGGCTCTTCGACCAGACCGACATGGTGAGGGCAAAGGACACCCTTGCCGGCAAAGCCTGCATTGCCGGAAACGTGCCTCTGCCGTTGCTTAAGGTAGGCCACCCGGAAGAAGTACGGCAGTACGTTAAGAAGCTGGTTACGGAGGTCGGGTCCGACGGGGGGTACATCCTGGCCAACGGCGGCGTGCTGGACGGTGTCCGGCCGGAGAACCTCCGGGCTATGATCGACACCGGGCTCGAGTACGGGCAGCACTAG
- a CDS encoding sulfite exporter TauE/SafE family protein, whose amino-acid sequence MSDGFLVLYGSIGGFAAGLLGIGGGILLIPLLVYLAGISLRSATSISLVFILFSASSGLGAHFKAGNTDLRLGLWMGTGAVAGALGGAHLAGMVSDRFLLALLGAVTALSASVLLVPRPEDLLDPPSGTFGECGRSEARVKPAFALAVGLGQGLLAGLLGLGGGVIVIPLLVYLLGVNTHKALGTSLAVVWISAAAGLAWKASTVEIDTLPLLLVIAGAVPAAWLGGRVAARLSPRLLRLLLSLILWSVTARTVLALTLRV is encoded by the coding sequence GTGTCTGACGGCTTCTTGGTGTTATATGGGAGTATTGGCGGCTTTGCCGCCGGCCTGCTGGGGATCGGCGGAGGTATACTCCTCATACCCCTGCTGGTTTACCTTGCCGGCATCTCGCTGCGCTCGGCTACTTCCATCAGCCTGGTGTTCATCCTGTTTTCTGCCTCCTCCGGGCTCGGAGCCCACTTCAAGGCCGGCAACACCGACCTGCGCCTGGGTCTATGGATGGGCACCGGCGCCGTAGCCGGCGCTCTTGGCGGGGCCCACCTGGCGGGTATGGTTTCCGACCGGTTCCTCTTGGCCCTTTTGGGCGCGGTAACCGCCCTGTCGGCCTCGGTGCTGCTGGTGCCGAGGCCCGAAGACCTGCTCGACCCGCCTTCCGGGACCTTTGGGGAGTGCGGCCGGAGCGAAGCCCGGGTCAAGCCTGCCTTTGCTCTGGCGGTGGGCCTGGGGCAGGGCCTGCTCGCGGGGCTGCTGGGCCTGGGCGGGGGCGTCATCGTGATCCCCTTGCTCGTCTACCTCTTGGGAGTGAACACTCATAAGGCCCTGGGCACTTCCCTGGCCGTGGTGTGGATTTCGGCCGCCGCCGGGCTGGCCTGGAAGGCCTCCACGGTGGAGATCGATACCCTGCCCCTGCTGCTGGTAATTGCCGGGGCGGTGCCGGCGGCCTGGCTGGGAGGCCGGGTGGCCGCCCGCCTTTCGCCCCGGTTGCTCCGGCTCCTGCTTTCCCTCATCCTGTGGTCGGTCACGGCCAGAACGGTCCTTGCCTTGACCCTGCGCGTTTAG
- a CDS encoding Gmad2 immunoglobulin-like domain-containing protein, whose protein sequence is MRRLAWILLAALIVVGLVLAGCQAAAPEPESGGSAAGREPAAVSEPQGAVPSGGEGQAGKSPEEPVSSGPPSEGEEADEPTPQPVAQSDNFRLFTPAPDTTVTVGQPLTIRGQARVFEATFSIELEDGHNILAEEVVTADEGAPGWGDFEVQLNFDPPTSPHGTLLFVTYSAQDGSRQEELVVPVKFDRVVPLVS, encoded by the coding sequence TTGCGGAGACTGGCGTGGATATTGCTCGCGGCGCTTATAGTGGTGGGGCTGGTACTGGCGGGGTGCCAGGCGGCGGCGCCGGAACCGGAATCGGGAGGGAGCGCGGCCGGACGGGAGCCGGCGGCGGTTTCCGAGCCGCAAGGCGCGGTGCCCTCCGGTGGCGAGGGGCAGGCGGGGAAATCGCCGGAGGAGCCGGTGAGTTCCGGCCCACCAAGCGAGGGCGAGGAGGCGGATGAGCCGACGCCGCAGCCGGTGGCCCAAAGCGACAACTTCCGCCTGTTTACCCCAGCGCCGGACACCACGGTGACCGTCGGGCAGCCGCTCACCATCCGGGGTCAGGCCCGGGTATTCGAGGCCACCTTTAGCATAGAGCTGGAGGACGGCCATAACATCCTGGCCGAAGAGGTAGTAACGGCGGACGAAGGTGCTCCCGGCTGGGGGGACTTTGAAGTGCAACTGAACTTTGATCCTCCTACCAGCCCTCACGGCACGCTCCTTTTTGTAACCTACAGCGCCCAGGACGGCTCTCGGCAGGAAGAACTGGTAGTGCCGGTGAAATTCGACCGGGTGGTGCCGCTGGTAAGCTAG
- a CDS encoding DUF364 domain-containing protein, whose translation MSLLEKAKTHLQELARRHGLLAEPVAVVSARPLSPQEALGQPDRTDYPLLRGKEVLVEAEFRGAKGQAFTDRPGTYSGSLREVLELPLADNYRRAVFIATLNAVLRHLGLVSGTVHCRDTEPRQCAGQLAEYLRRRFGRPRIALIGLQPAMLETLAPEFPVRVSDLDPENVGKVKSGVRVESGEHNAELLEWAEVVLATGSTAVNGTLPSLLTEKPTLFYGVSIAGLAYLEGYERVCFCAH comes from the coding sequence GTGTCACTGCTCGAGAAGGCCAAGACCCATCTGCAAGAACTGGCGCGCCGGCACGGACTCTTGGCCGAGCCGGTGGCGGTAGTAAGCGCCCGGCCGCTTTCCCCTCAGGAGGCCCTGGGGCAGCCGGACCGGACGGATTATCCCCTGCTCAGGGGCAAGGAAGTGCTGGTGGAAGCCGAGTTTCGGGGAGCCAAGGGCCAGGCCTTCACCGACCGGCCGGGAACCTACTCCGGCTCCCTGAGGGAGGTCCTGGAGCTCCCCCTGGCCGACAACTACCGGCGGGCGGTGTTTATCGCTACTCTCAACGCGGTTCTGCGCCATCTGGGGCTGGTGAGCGGCACCGTGCACTGCCGCGACACCGAACCCCGCCAATGCGCAGGCCAACTGGCCGAATACCTCCGCCGGCGTTTCGGCCGCCCCCGCATCGCCCTGATCGGCCTGCAGCCGGCCATGCTGGAGACCCTGGCCCCGGAGTTTCCCGTCCGGGTCAGCGACCTCGACCCCGAAAACGTGGGCAAGGTGAAGTCCGGGGTGCGGGTTGAGTCCGGGGAACACAATGCGGAGTTACTGGAATGGGCAGAGGTAGTTCTGGCCACCGGTAGCACTGCGGTGAACGGCACCCTTCCTTCCCTGCTGACCGAAAAGCCCACCCTGTTTTACGGGGTGAGCATTGCCGGCCTGGCCTATCTCGAAGGGTACGAGCGGGTCTGCTTTTGCGCCCACTAG
- the malQ gene encoding 4-alpha-glucanotransferase has protein sequence MPEELDADLYRLALAYRVQPVYRDAQGHRRRADPEALLAVLRALGAPVERVADAAPALEDHYRQQARRLCPPVTVVWSPGPAAVTLAAPGRPPADRAECQLVLENGEERHWRVEAAAFSVARRYRARRNNLLLRLALPSDLPWGYHRLRVRLGSREGSTLLIVAPRRAYPTPKGRAWGIFLPLYALRSERSWGVGDFSDLSGLASWVAGLGGGTVGTLPLLAAFLDRPLDPSPYTPVSRLFWNELYLDVSRAPELAACPQAREVVASADFRRELNRLAAEPGVDYRRVLNLKRRVLELLARECFARRPQGSPELAAWAAGHPRARDYARFRAAVELRGETWPSWPERMREGRLEEGDFSPEGERYHLYVQWLAERQLQDLVRGSGAGLYLDLPLGVHPHGYDVWREREAFATEVSCGAPPDPFFRQGQNWGVPPLHPGWLREQGYAYYLACLRHHLRYARVLRLDHVLGLHRQFWIPKGMDPRQGVYVRYRAEEFYALLSLESHRHRAIIVGEDLGLLPRPLRAAMKRHGLWGMYVFQLEHPFSPGPGRAVPARSLACLNTHDTLPFAGFWDELGSAGQSALKEWLRRSGVLRGEPGEREQVLAACLRYLAAGPAGLLMINLEDLWLETEPQNVPGTGWERPNWQRRARYGLEEIRRLPAVRQILEEVNALRSSPPAE, from the coding sequence ATGCCCGAAGAACTCGATGCCGACCTTTACCGGCTGGCCCTGGCCTACCGGGTTCAGCCCGTGTACCGGGACGCCCAGGGGCACCGGCGCCGGGCAGACCCGGAGGCTCTGCTGGCCGTCCTCCGCGCCCTGGGGGCCCCGGTGGAAAGGGTGGCCGACGCGGCCCCGGCCCTGGAAGACCATTACCGGCAGCAGGCCCGGCGCCTTTGTCCGCCGGTTACGGTGGTGTGGAGCCCGGGACCGGCCGCGGTCACCCTGGCGGCACCCGGTCGGCCTCCAGCCGATCGGGCGGAGTGTCAACTGGTGCTGGAGAACGGAGAGGAGCGTCACTGGCGGGTGGAAGCGGCCGCTTTTTCCGTAGCCCGGCGGTACCGGGCAAGGAGAAATAATCTGCTTCTGCGGCTCGCCCTGCCGTCCGACCTGCCCTGGGGATACCACCGCCTGCGGGTGCGGTTGGGAAGCAGGGAAGGCTCCACGCTGCTGATAGTCGCCCCCCGGCGGGCCTACCCAACGCCGAAGGGGCGGGCCTGGGGAATATTTTTGCCCCTTTACGCGCTCCGTTCGGAACGAAGCTGGGGGGTGGGGGATTTCTCCGATCTGTCCGGCCTGGCCTCCTGGGTGGCCGGGCTAGGAGGTGGAACGGTGGGCACCCTACCCCTCCTGGCCGCCTTTCTTGACCGTCCCCTCGACCCCAGCCCCTACACTCCGGTGAGCCGGCTGTTCTGGAACGAGCTCTATCTGGACGTGTCCCGGGCCCCGGAACTCGCGGCCTGCCCCCAGGCCAGGGAAGTGGTGGCCTCGGCAGATTTCCGGCGGGAGCTGAACAGGCTTGCGGCCGAGCCCGGGGTGGACTACCGACGGGTCCTGAACCTCAAGCGCCGGGTACTGGAGCTGTTGGCCCGGGAGTGCTTCGCCCGGAGGCCGCAGGGCTCCCCTGAACTCGCCGCCTGGGCAGCCGGTCACCCGCGGGCGCGCGACTACGCCCGCTTCCGGGCGGCGGTAGAACTCCGGGGGGAGACCTGGCCCTCCTGGCCGGAGCGGATGCGGGAGGGCCGGCTGGAGGAGGGAGACTTCTCTCCCGAGGGAGAGCGCTACCACCTTTACGTCCAGTGGCTGGCCGAACGGCAGTTGCAGGACCTGGTGCGGGGCTCGGGCGCGGGACTTTACCTGGATCTCCCGCTGGGGGTTCACCCCCACGGCTACGACGTATGGCGGGAGCGGGAGGCCTTCGCCACCGAAGTATCCTGCGGCGCGCCTCCCGACCCTTTCTTCCGTCAGGGACAGAATTGGGGTGTACCGCCCCTCCACCCCGGGTGGCTGCGGGAGCAGGGCTACGCTTACTACCTGGCCTGCCTGCGCCACCACCTGCGCTACGCCCGGGTATTGCGCCTGGATCACGTGCTGGGACTGCACCGCCAGTTCTGGATCCCGAAGGGTATGGACCCCCGTCAGGGGGTTTACGTGCGCTACCGGGCCGAAGAGTTTTACGCCCTCTTGAGCTTGGAATCCCACCGCCACCGGGCGATTATCGTAGGCGAGGATCTGGGCCTGTTGCCCCGGCCCCTGCGGGCGGCTATGAAGCGGCACGGCCTGTGGGGAATGTACGTGTTCCAGCTCGAGCACCCGTTCTCGCCCGGCCCGGGCCGGGCGGTTCCGGCCAGGAGCCTGGCCTGCCTCAACACGCACGACACCCTGCCCTTTGCCGGCTTCTGGGACGAACTCGGTTCTGCCGGCCAGAGCGCCCTCAAAGAGTGGCTGCGCCGGTCCGGCGTTCTCCGGGGAGAACCCGGGGAGCGGGAGCAGGTCTTGGCCGCCTGTCTGAGATACCTGGCGGCCGGTCCGGCCGGCCTGCTCATGATTAACCTGGAAGATCTCTGGCTGGAGACCGAACCCCAGAACGTACCCGGCACCGGGTGGGAGCGGCCGAACTGGCAGCGCCGCGCCCGCTACGGCCTGGAGGAGATAAGGCGCCTGCCGGCGGTCAGGCAGATACTGGAGGAGGTGAACGCGCTCCGCTCCTCCCCTCCGGCGGAGTGA
- a CDS encoding DUF3536 domain-containing protein codes for MERYVCIHGHFYQPPRENPWLEEVERQDSAHPYHDWNQRVTAECYAPNAWARILDDEGWISKIVNNYARISFDFGPTLLSWLERHATEVYRAIIEADRESRERFSGHGSALAQAYNHIIMPLANRRDKHTQIIWGIRDFEYRFGRRPEGMWLPETAVDLETLELMAREGLRFTVLAPHQARRVRRPGGGWEEMGPRGIDPTRPYRLELPGGESLAVFFYDASISVAVAFGDLLEDGERFARRLAAGLRQPRPGPQLVSVATDGETFGHHHRFGEMALAYALDYLESRHLARLTNFGEYLERYPPEYEIEIAENTSWSCFHGVERWRADCGCNTGRHPEWSQAWRAPLRDALNWLRNRLAPEYERGGRRYLKDPWAARNDYISVILDRSPENVDRFLARHALRPLEPEEQAAVLKLLEMQRHLQLMYTSCGWFFDDLSEIGTGQILLYAGRAAELAGQVLDLRLEEEFLELLARAKSNRAEAGDGAQVYRRWVRPAQAGLERVAGSLALEALSEEEAASPALRAFSVRHLDRRALPAGDARLVVGRMEVTSHLTRESLTAEYAAARLGGHLVLGCVRPAAGADPEEWAFPIEEAFRHGDLAEVARRLSLCPGGTAVGLEQLFRDQRRRVLEHLMRGALAAAEADLRRLYRSQAGLMRFLRHHGFPLPRAFGAAAEFAINGALCEELGKDAPDPGRVARLLEEARLWELEPSREELRATAETTLARVAEKLSRRPEDLDTLLSLERAVEAAGCLPWPVDSWPAQKVLYQVAPSAYRQQQSRADQGDEYARTWVELFRSLARRLRVRLAPAPGS; via the coding sequence GTGGAAAGGTACGTGTGCATACACGGCCACTTTTACCAGCCGCCGCGGGAGAATCCCTGGCTGGAGGAGGTAGAGCGGCAGGATTCCGCCCACCCCTACCATGACTGGAACCAGAGGGTCACCGCCGAGTGCTACGCTCCCAACGCCTGGGCCCGTATCCTGGACGACGAGGGGTGGATAAGCAAGATCGTCAACAACTACGCCCGCATCAGCTTCGACTTCGGCCCCACCCTGTTGAGCTGGCTGGAACGCCACGCAACGGAGGTATACCGGGCCATCATCGAGGCCGACCGGGAAAGCCGGGAGCGGTTCTCCGGCCACGGCTCCGCCCTGGCGCAGGCCTACAACCATATCATCATGCCCCTGGCCAACCGCCGGGACAAGCACACGCAGATAATCTGGGGCATCCGGGATTTCGAATACCGCTTTGGCCGCCGGCCGGAGGGGATGTGGCTGCCGGAAACCGCCGTGGACCTGGAGACCCTGGAGCTCATGGCGCGGGAGGGCCTGCGCTTCACCGTGCTGGCCCCCCACCAGGCCCGCAGGGTACGCCGGCCGGGCGGGGGGTGGGAGGAAATGGGTCCAAGAGGGATAGATCCTACCCGGCCTTACCGCCTGGAACTGCCCGGGGGCGAGAGTCTGGCCGTCTTTTTCTACGACGCCTCCATCTCCGTCGCCGTGGCCTTCGGCGACCTCCTGGAGGACGGGGAGAGGTTCGCCCGGCGGCTGGCGGCCGGATTGCGCCAGCCCCGGCCCGGGCCGCAGCTGGTGAGCGTGGCCACCGACGGGGAGACCTTCGGCCATCACCACCGCTTTGGAGAGATGGCCCTGGCCTACGCCCTGGACTACCTGGAAAGCAGGCACCTGGCCCGGCTGACCAACTTCGGCGAATACCTGGAGCGGTATCCCCCGGAGTACGAGATAGAGATTGCGGAGAACACCTCCTGGAGCTGCTTCCACGGGGTGGAGAGGTGGCGGGCGGACTGCGGCTGCAACACCGGGCGGCACCCGGAGTGGTCTCAGGCCTGGCGCGCGCCCCTGCGCGACGCCCTGAACTGGCTGCGCAACCGCCTGGCCCCCGAATACGAGCGAGGGGGCCGGCGCTACCTTAAAGACCCCTGGGCGGCGCGGAACGACTACATTTCCGTGATCCTGGACCGCTCGCCGGAGAACGTGGACCGCTTTCTGGCCCGCCACGCCCTCCGGCCCCTGGAGCCCGAGGAGCAGGCTGCGGTCCTCAAGCTCCTGGAGATGCAGCGCCACCTCCAGCTAATGTACACCAGCTGCGGCTGGTTCTTCGACGACCTGTCCGAAATCGGGACCGGACAGATCCTGCTCTATGCTGGCCGGGCCGCGGAACTGGCCGGGCAGGTACTGGACCTGCGCCTGGAGGAAGAGTTTCTGGAGCTCCTGGCCCGGGCCAAGAGCAACCGGGCGGAAGCGGGGGACGGAGCGCAGGTCTACCGTCGGTGGGTACGGCCGGCGCAAGCCGGCCTGGAGAGGGTAGCGGGAAGCCTGGCCCTGGAAGCCCTTTCCGAGGAGGAGGCGGCCTCGCCCGCGCTCCGCGCCTTTTCGGTCCGCCACCTCGACCGGCGCGCGCTTCCTGCCGGCGATGCCCGGCTGGTGGTGGGCCGGATGGAAGTGACTTCTCACCTCACGCGCGAATCCCTCACCGCCGAGTACGCTGCCGCGCGCCTGGGCGGCCACCTGGTACTGGGTTGCGTACGGCCGGCCGCTGGCGCGGATCCTGAGGAGTGGGCCTTTCCGATCGAGGAGGCCTTCCGGCACGGCGACCTGGCGGAGGTAGCCCGGCGGCTCAGCCTGTGTCCGGGGGGCACGGCTGTCGGGCTGGAGCAACTCTTTCGGGATCAGCGGCGCCGGGTTTTGGAGCACCTCATGCGGGGCGCCCTGGCGGCGGCCGAGGCCGACCTGCGCCGGCTCTACCGGAGCCAGGCGGGCCTGATGCGCTTCCTGCGCCATCACGGTTTCCCCTTGCCCCGGGCCTTCGGTGCCGCGGCCGAGTTCGCCATAAACGGCGCCCTCTGCGAAGAGCTGGGCAAGGATGCGCCCGATCCGGGACGGGTGGCCCGGCTGCTCGAGGAGGCGCGGTTGTGGGAGCTGGAGCCTTCTCGGGAAGAATTGCGGGCAACGGCGGAGACGACGCTGGCCCGGGTGGCGGAAAAGCTCTCCCGCCGTCCCGAGGATCTCGACACCCTGCTGTCCCTGGAGCGGGCGGTCGAGGCGGCCGGGTGCCTGCCCTGGCCGGTGGATAGCTGGCCGGCGCAGAAGGTTCTCTACCAGGTGGCGCCGTCGGCGTACCGGCAGCAGCAAAGCCGGGCCGATCAGGGGGACGAGTACGCCCGCACCTGGGTAGAACTCTTCCGGTCGCTGGCGCGGCGGCTGCGGGTGCGGCTTGCCCCGGCGCCGGGTTCCTAG
- a CDS encoding Sir2 family NAD-dependent protein deacetylase, with amino-acid sequence MGPVAGVRVMNAAAMEKAVQLVRQARRIVVFTGAGVSTESGIPDFRSPGGIWSRYDPEEFTYSRFMSSEEARRQHWQMLKETFLAYQAEPNAAHHAIAELDRRGQLDCVITQNVDGLHQKAGVPEEKVFELHGTMRWAYCLACGRRYPMEEVSAWLSRGIEVPECTSCGGTLKPAVVFFGESLPALVLAEATRRAQACDLFLVAGSSLVVYPAAYLPEYALRSGAKLIIVNLTATHLDVRAEVVLSGRAGEILDQLVRKAVGA; translated from the coding sequence ATGGGGCCGGTTGCGGGGGTGAGGGTAATGAACGCCGCGGCCATGGAGAAGGCGGTGCAGCTGGTAAGGCAGGCGCGGCGGATAGTGGTCTTTACCGGGGCCGGAGTAAGCACCGAATCGGGAATTCCGGATTTTCGCAGCCCGGGCGGGATTTGGAGCCGGTACGACCCGGAGGAGTTCACCTACAGCCGCTTCATGAGTTCGGAAGAAGCCCGGCGGCAGCACTGGCAGATGCTCAAGGAGACCTTTCTTGCCTATCAGGCGGAGCCCAACGCCGCCCACCATGCCATAGCCGAACTGGACCGCCGGGGCCAGCTGGACTGCGTTATCACCCAGAACGTGGACGGCCTGCACCAGAAGGCCGGGGTGCCCGAGGAGAAGGTATTCGAGCTGCACGGCACCATGAGGTGGGCTTACTGCCTGGCCTGCGGCCGGCGCTATCCCATGGAGGAAGTGTCGGCGTGGCTCTCCCGGGGAATAGAAGTGCCGGAATGCACCTCCTGCGGGGGCACGCTGAAACCGGCGGTGGTGTTCTTCGGCGAGAGCCTGCCGGCCCTGGTGCTGGCTGAGGCCACGCGCCGGGCCCAGGCCTGCGATCTGTTTCTGGTGGCAGGCTCCAGCCTGGTGGTTTATCCGGCGGCCTATCTGCCCGAGTACGCCTTGCGCTCCGGGGCCAAGCTGATCATAGTCAATCTTACCGCCACCCACCTGGACGTCCGGGCCGAAGTGGTGTTAAGCGGCCGGGCGGGAGAGATACTGGACCAGTTGGTCCGGAAAGCCGTCGGTGCCTAG
- a CDS encoding Crp/Fnr family transcriptional regulator, with translation MSAVPAFARHGYAFRYPRGTVIFVQRDRASKLYLILEGVVKLSIFSDQGQERIIEFIRPYRFLGAPDVFSGSLYGITAIAYTEVVVAGFTAQQVEELLSHDREFAIHLAKSLSQHARALGRQLVGDSFYPAVGRVGFALLNLAVQIGAELEGTVVALPITQNELARYVGCNRVTVTKAIAELAEAGLLKKQKKHLLVLDHVALRRWLEDMVRV, from the coding sequence ATGTCCGCAGTGCCAGCCTTCGCCCGCCACGGGTATGCCTTCCGCTACCCGCGGGGGACGGTAATCTTCGTGCAGCGGGATCGGGCGAGCAAACTGTACCTGATCCTGGAGGGCGTGGTCAAGCTCAGCATTTTCAGCGACCAGGGTCAGGAGAGAATAATCGAGTTCATCCGGCCCTACCGCTTCCTGGGGGCGCCGGACGTGTTCTCCGGATCGCTTTACGGCATTACCGCCATAGCCTACACCGAAGTGGTGGTAGCAGGCTTTACGGCGCAACAGGTGGAGGAGCTGTTGTCGCACGATCGAGAATTTGCCATCCATTTGGCCAAGTCCCTGTCCCAGCACGCCCGGGCCTTGGGCCGGCAACTGGTGGGAGACAGCTTTTATCCTGCGGTGGGACGGGTGGGGTTCGCCCTTCTGAACCTGGCGGTGCAGATCGGAGCGGAGCTTGAGGGCACGGTGGTGGCGCTCCCCATTACCCAGAACGAGCTGGCCCGCTACGTGGGCTGTAATCGGGTTACGGTTACCAAGGCCATAGCCGAGTTGGCCGAGGCCGGCCTGCTTAAGAAGCAGAAAAAGCACCTCCTGGTCCTGGACCACGTGGCCCTGCGGCGCTGGCTGGAGGATATGGTGAGGGTATAG